The DNA segment ATCGCGCCGATCTTCGCCGTCGCGTACTGCACGAACGCCCACTCGGCGCAGTTCGGCGCCCAGATGCCGACCCGGTCGCCCTTGCCGATGCCGGCGTCCAGCAAGCCGATCGCGAGCCGGTCGACGGTGTCGACGAACTGCGCGTACGTCCATCTCTGCCCCGCCGCGCAGTCGACCAGTGCCTCGCGGTCGGGGAACCGCTCGGCGGTGCGGTCGAGGTTGTCGCCGATGGTGTCGCCGAGCAGCGGGATCGTCGAGATCCCGGACGAGTACGACGGTTGGCTTGGCACTGAGCCACCCCCAGGGTCGGGTGCATGCGATGCCAGCATCATGACGCGCCGGCCGCCGCCGCGAAACCCGACAACCGAGCAGGTCCAGCCCGTTCCAACCGCCGCCGGTCGGTGGCCGGGGAGCGGCGCTGAGGCTCAGCGGCGCGGGCTCAGCAGCGCGGGGCCGATGCGCGCATGGCCACCATGCTTGCGCTCGACGCACGCATGGTGGCCATGCGTGCGCCAAGCAGGTGGGGGCTGGCGCGACCCGGGCGGCGCGACCAAGATCGACTTTCTATGTATGTAAGTAGCCACGCGAACCCACCCCCCGCCCGATCTGGGTGGGGGCCCAGATTGGCACCTGGGTACGACAGTTTCGCGCCGTAGCGGGTATTCGGCCTATGGCACCGGGTCGGCGGTGCCGCGAGGCACGTCCCGGTTGCAGCGCCGCAGGCGAGCGGCGGCCAGCTGCGACCCGGCCTTCAGGCCGTACTTGGACACCGCGCCGGCCGCGTATGCGCTGCACGACGGCACATAGCGGCAACGCGCCGGCAGGTGCGCGCTGACGCCGGTCTGGTAGCCGCGGATCGCCGCCAGCCCCATCCGCGCCGGCATCGTCGGCCGGGACCGTTCGCGCAGGACCGCCGGCATTCCGAGCAGTGGGATCCAGGCGATCAGGCAGGAGCCGCAGTCGCAGCCGCCTACGTCACAGCCGTCCGGGACGAAGTCGCAGCCGCAGTCGTCCGGTACGCACGAGTCGAGGTTGTCCTTGATCCGGTCGCGCCAGGTCTGGCGCGGCTCCCCCGTCACGCGTCCGGCAGCGAGGCGTGCTCGTATTCGACCTGGTCAAGCGGCAATGGAAAGCGCATGTCCTCACCGAACGGCGACGGCGGTCCCTGCCGTACGAACAGCAGCTCGGTCATCGGCAGGTGTCCCGGCTTGGGCGCCTTGCGAGTGGCGACCTCTTTCTTCGCCGCCTTGCTCTCGTCCAGGGTCATCACGGGATTCAGCCTCCGCAGTGCTCGTTTCCACCTACGAGCAGGCTAGCGTTGATC comes from the Fodinicola acaciae genome and includes:
- the yidD gene encoding membrane protein insertion efficiency factor YidD is translated as MTGEPRQTWRDRIKDNLDSCVPDDCGCDFVPDGCDVGGCDCGSCLIAWIPLLGMPAVLRERSRPTMPARMGLAAIRGYQTGVSAHLPARCRYVPSCSAYAAGAVSKYGLKAGSQLAAARLRRCNRDVPRGTADPVP